A region of the Oncorhynchus clarkii lewisi isolate Uvic-CL-2024 chromosome 4, UVic_Ocla_1.0, whole genome shotgun sequence genome:
aagtccagtacccagttgcacagggcggggttgagacccagggtctcgagcttgatgacgagtttggagggtactatggtgttaaatgctgagctgtagtcgatgaacagcattctcacataggtattcctcttgtccagatgggttagggcagtgtgcagtgtagttgagattgcatcgtctgtggacctatttgggcggtaagcaaattgaagtgggtctagggtgtcaggtagggtggaggtgatatggtccttgactagtctctcaaagcacttcatgatgacggaagtgagtgctacggggtggtagtcgtttagctcagttaccttagctttcttgggaacagggacaatggtggccctcttgaagcatgagCTAAGTTGCGTCGGTTCAACCATTGGTTAACTACCCTTTCtgcttacttaaaaaaaaacacttccaatcttctccaacctggctggaatggtatttatttaatttaattaccCCCTGTTTCAGGCTCCACAATCCCTCACTTATGAATTCaaattgttaatcagatataataaaacagagtataagtttacttagttacagttctatttataatggggatattgtttagtcatttattcataaaattctgggcactatgagtaccttgtcatgctGTACGGGTTGATGAACTTCTGTCACGACTTCTTCCGAAGTCACTCCCTATTCATGTCCATGTAGACTaataaacagtacataatacacTCCCACATCATATCCATGGAGAcaaatatttgatttattttacctttatttaactaggcaagtcagttaagaacaaattcttattttcaatgacagcctaggaacagtgggttaactgccttgttcaagagcagaatgacagatttgtacattgtcagctcggggattcgaacttgcaacctttcagttactagtccaacgcgatATGACCATTTATACAAGTGGTAATCAAAGTCTTATTGTGGAAAAAATGGGGTCCCTAATGAAAAAGTTTTAATACCATTTAAACTGACTGTTGAATACCACTGATCTAAACTGACTGTTGAATACCACTGATCTAAACTGACTGTCTAAAACTGACTGTTGAATACCACTGATCTAAACTGACTGTTGAATACCACTGATCTAAACTGACTGTCTAAAACGGACAATTAAAAACTACTGATCTAAACTGACTGTCTAAAACTGACTGTTGAATACCACAGATCTAAACTGACTGTCTAAAACTGACTGTTGAATACCACTGATCTCAACTGACTGTTGAATACCACTGATCTAAACTGACTGTTGAATACCACTGATCTAAACTGACTGTTGAATACCACTGATCTAAACTGACTGTTGAATACCACTGATCTAAACTGACTGTCTAAAACGGACAATTAAAAACTACTGATCTAAACTGACTGTCTAAAACTGACTGTTGAATACCACTGATCTAAACTGACTGTCTAAAACTGACTGTTGAATACCACTGATCTAAACTGACTGTTGAATACCACTGATCTAAGCTGACTGTCTAAAACGGACTGTTGAATACCACTGATCTAAACTGACTGTTGAATACCACTGATCTAAACTGACTGTCTAAAACTGACTGTTGAATACCACTGATCTAAACTGACTGTTGAATACCACTGATCTATACTGACTGTTGAATACCACTGATCTAAACTGACTGTCTAAAACGGACAATTAAAAACTACTGATCTAAACTGACTGTCTAAAACTGACTGTTGAATACCACTGATCTAAACTGACTGTTGAATACCACTGATCTAAACTGACTGTCTAAAACTGACTGTTGAATACCCCTGATCTAAACTGACTGTCTAAAACTGACTGTTGAATACCACTGATCTAAACTGACTGTTGAATACCACTGATCTAAACTGACTGTCTAAAACTGACTGTTGAATACCACTGATCTAAACTGACTGTCTAAAACGGACTGTTGAATACCACTGATCTAAACTGACTGTTGAATACCACTGATCTAAACTGACTGTCTAAAACTGACTGTTGAATACCACTGATCTAAACTGACTGTTGAATACCACTGATCTAAACTGACTGTTGAATACCACTGATCTAAACTGACTGTCTAAAACTGACTGTTGAATACCCCTGATCTAAACTGACTGTCTAAAACTGACTGTTGAATACCACTGATCTAAACTGACTGTTGAATACCACTGATCTAAACTGACTGTCTAAAACGGACTGTTGAATACCACTGATCTAAACTGACTGTCTAAAACTGACTGTTGAATACCAATGATCTAAACTGACTGTCTAAAACGGACAATTAAAAACTACTGATCTAAACTGACTGTCTAAAACTGACTGTTGAATACCACTGATCTAAACTGACTGTCTAAAATTGACTGTTGAATACCACTGATCTAAACTGACTGTTGAATACCACTGATCTAAACTGACTGTCTAAAACTGACTGTTGAATACTCCTGATCTAAACTGACTGTCTAAAACTGACTGTTGAATACCACTGATCTAAACTGACTGTTGAATACCACTGATCTAAACTGACTGTCTAAAACTGACTGTTGAATACCACTGATCTAAACTGACTGTCTAAAACTGACTGTTGAATACCACTGATCTAAACTGACTGTCTAAAACTGACTGTTGAATACCACTGATCTAAACTGACTGTCTAAAACTGACTGTTGAATACCCCTGATCTAAACTGACTGTCTAAAACTGACTGTTGAATACCACTGATCTAAACTGACTGTTGAATACCACTGATCTAAACTGACTGTTGAATACCACTGATCTAAACTGACTGTCTAAAACTGACTGTTGAATGCCACTGATCTAAACTGACTGTCTAAAACGGACAATTAAAAACTACTGATCTAAACTGACTGTCTAAAACTGACTGTTGAATACCACTGATCTAAACTGACTGTCTAAAACTGACTGTTGAATACCACTGATCTAAACTGACTGTTGAATACCATTGATCTAAACTGACTGTCTAAAATGGACAATTGAAAACTACTGATCTAAACTGACTGTTGAAAACCACTGATCTAAACTGACTGTTAAAAACCACTGATCTAAACTGACTGTTGAATACCATTGATCTAAACTGACTGTTGAATACCACTGATCTAAACTGACTGTCTAAAACTGACTGTTGAATACCACTGATCTAAACTGACTGTTGAATACCACTGATCTAAACTGACTGTTGAATACCACTGATCTAAACTGACTGTTGAATACCACTGATCTAAACTGACTGTCTAAAACTGACTGTTGAATGCCACTGATCTAAACTGACTGTCTAAAACGGACAATTAAAAACTACTGATCTAAACTGACTGTCTAAAACTGACTGTTGAATACCACTGATCTAAACTGACTGTCTAAAACTGACTGTTGAATACCACTGATCTAAACTGACTGTTGAATACCATTGATCTAAACTGACTGTCTAAAATGGACAATTGAAAACTACTGATCTAAACTGACTGTTGAAAACCACTGATCTAAACTGACTGTCTAAAACTGACTGTTGAATGCCACTGATCTAAACTGACTGTCTAAAACGGACAATTAAAAACTACTGATCTAAACTGACTGTCTAAAACTGACTGTTGAATACCACTGATCTAAACTGACTGTCTAAAACTGACTGTTGAATACCACTGATCTAAACTGACTGTTGAATACCATTGATCTAAACTGACTGTCTAAAATGGACAATTGAAAACTACTGATCTAAACTGACTGTTGAAAACCACTGATCTAAACTGACTGTTGAATACCACTGATCTATACTGACTGTCTAAAACTGACTGTTGAATACCACTGATCTAAACTGACTGTCTAAAACTGACTGTTGAATACCACTGATCTAAACTGACTGTTGAATACCATTGATCTAAACTGACTATCTAAAACTGACTGTTGAATACCACTGATCTAAACTGACTGTCTAAAACAGACAATTGAAAACTACTGATCTAAACTGACTGTTGAAAACTATTGATCTAAACTGACTGTCTAAAATTGACTGTTGAATACCCCTGATCTAAACTGACTGTCTAAAACTGACTGTTGAATACCACTGATCTAAACTGACTGTTGAATACCATTGATCTAAACTGACTATCTAAAACTGACTGTTGAATACCACTGATCTAAACTGACTGTCTAAAACAGACAATTGAAAACTACTGATCTAAACTGACTGTTGAAAACTATTGATCTAAACTGACTGTCTAAAACTGACTGTTGAATACCCCTGATCTAAACTGACTGTCTAAAACTGACTGTTGAATACCACTGATCTAAACTGACCATCAATGAAATGAatacacagtactgtacatttaatatatatataaaagtatgtggacatcccttcaaattattGGATTTTGctacttcagccacacccgttgctgacaggtgtataacattgagcacacagccatgcaatctccatagataaacattggcagaagaatgaccttactgaataGCTCATTGagtttcaacgtggcaccgtcataggatgccacctttccaacaagtcagttcaaatttctgccatgctagagctgccttggtcaactgtaagtgctgttattgtggaaacgtctaggaacaacaacgggTCAGCCTcgaagtagtaggccacacaagctcacagaacgggactgccaagTCCTGAAGCACGTAACGCGtagaaatcgtctgtcctcggttgcaacactcagtatcgagttccaaactgcctctagaagcaacgtcagcacaataactgttcatcaggagcttcatgaaatgggtttccatggcctagTAGCCAcacacaagactaagatcaccGTGTGCaacgccaagcgtcggctggaggggtgtaaaacTTGCATCCattggtctctggagcagtggatatgcgttctctggaatgatgaatcaagCTTCATCATTTGGtagtccaacggacgaatctgggtttggcagatgccaggagaacgttacctgccCCAACGTATAGTGCCAAGTATAAagcttggtggaggaggaggaataatggtctggggctgtttttcactgTTAGGGCTAGAcctcttagttccagtaaagggacatcttaacgctacagcatacaatgacattctagacaattctgtgctttttGGGGAAGGCCTAATTGCCAAACATCAGTGCCGgacctcacaaatgctcttgtggctgaatggaagtccccgcagcaatgttccaacatctagtggaaagccttcccagaagagtagaggctgttatagcaggaaaggggggtccaactccatattaatgcccatgatgttgggagatgtttgacaagcaggggtccacatacctttggtcatgtagtgtacataaaTAAACCAAGTGGAACTCCAGCTCTACAGGGGATGAAGGTAGTGTAGAGGTCACAACACTGTTTCTATGGAGGCTATTGTGGAGGAGCGTTCCATGGTGTCGTAGAATCGCAGGCAGGTCTTGTACTGCAGTAGCTTCTCTGCCAGAAGGCTGCTTCCTACTCCTCTACTCTGCATCACACTCAGGTCTAGGTACCTGGGACACAGGGAAGGAAATAATGATAGGGTGGATCTGTCTCAATACTGTCACCTGTCTAAATACTGTCGTGTCTCAATACTGTCACCTGTCTCAATACTGTCACCTGTCTCAATACTGTCACCTGTCTCAATATTGTCACCTGTCTCAATACTGTCACCTGTCTCAATACTGTCACCTTTTTCAATGCTGTCACCTGTCTTAATACTGTCATCTTTCTCAACACTGTCACCTGCCTCTACACTCTCACTTGTCTCAATACTGTCACCTGTCTCAACACGGTCACCTGTCTCAACACAGTCAAGTGTCTCAATACGGTCATCTGTCTCAATACTGTCACCTGTCTCAATACTGTCACCTGTCTCAATACTGTCACCTGTCTCAATATTGTCACCTGTCTCAATACTGTCACCTGTCTCAATACTGTCACCTTTTTCAATGCTGTCACCTGTCTTAATACTGTCATCTTTCTCAACACTGTCACCTGCCTCTACACTCTCACTTGTCTCAATACTGTCACCTGTCTCAACACGGTCACCTGTCTCAACACAGTCAAGTGTCTCAATACGGTCATCTGTCTCAATACTGTCACCTGTCTCAATACTGTCACCTGTCTCAATACGGTCATCTCTCAATACTGTCACCTGTCTCAATACTCTCAATACTGTCACCTGTCTCAATACTGTCACCTGTCTCAATACTGTCACCTGTCCCAATACGGTCACCTTTTTCAATACTATCACCAGTCTCAATACAGTCACCAGTCTCAATACAGTCACTTGTCTCAATACTGTCACCTGTCTCAATACTGTCACCTGTCTCATCTGCACAGACTATATTGATACTTTGCTCAGGTCACCTCAAGGTGTCAAGGAAATTCTCAAATTTGTATCACTGAAAATCTTGAACACAAGATTTAAAGAAATAAAATGGCTTCCTCATCTCCTTTGACTCATCTGCATGGACTATATTTATATATGAGAGAATCTCATACTGCACCTGTAAGATATCCACCAGAACACCAGAGTGTTTATGGTCATCAACATGgctaagaagaagaaaaaatgctCCAGATTCCCTTCATGCAGTGTGTTCGGGTACCAGTTACCTGTAGTTGGACAGGAGAACAGTACTATCAGTGGCCATAGGACTGAATCACCATAATGCAGACAGACCCCCATCAACTATCCCAACATGAATGTATGTTCCTCTTCAGTTTCTATGGTTACAATGATGCATCTGATAGAGAAGCCTTCACCTCCAGAGAGTAGGTAGACCAGCTGGATGATGAGGGCTCCCAGGAAACAGCCCCCTCCGTAGGACAGGGTGAGGAAGTGCAGGGAGATGCCTCTGATATGACTGGGTGTCAGGTGGAAGGAGATCACAGAGCCtggaacagagaagagaagaaggcTGGGAAGAGGAATACGCCTTCATTCGGTTCAAACGTCCCTTGTCTGTCTGTAATACACCAGTAGGGGtcatcctaaccctagcttccagAGTTCACAATACTATCCTCCATGTTGGCAGTTGGTTCCTGACTCTCCAGAGTCTAACTTCATCCCAacgacatacagttgaagtcaaaatattacatacacttaggttggagtcattaaaactcacttTTCAtccactcaacaaatttcttgttaacaaaccatagttttggcaaattggttaggacatctactttgtgcatgacacaagtcatttttccaacaattgtttacagacagattatttcacatataattcactgtatcacaattccagtgggtcagaagtttacatacactaagctgactgtgcattaaaacagcttggaaaattccagaaaatgatgtcatggcttcagaagcttctgataggctaattgacataattttaatcaattggaggtgtaccacaGCCGTCATACTACTCAGGAAGTCAatgcgttttgtctcctagagatgaacgtactttggtgcgagaagtgcaaatcaatcccagaacaacagcaaaggaccttgtgaagatgttggaggagcctggtacaaaagtatctatatccacagcaaaacgagtcctatatcgacataacctgaaaggccgctcagcaaggaagaagccactgctccaaaaccgccataaaaaagccagactacggtttgtaactgcacatggggacaaagatcgtactttttggagaaatgccctctggtctgatgaaacaaaaatagaactgtttgtccataatgaccatcattatgtttggaggaaaaagggggaagcttgcaagctgaagaacaccatcccaaccgtgaagcacggtggtggcagcatcatgttgtgcgggtgctttgctgcaggagggactggtgcacttcacaaaatagatggcatcatgagggaggaaaattatgtggatatattgaagcaacatctcaagacaataGTCACGAAGTTAAAGCttcgtcgcaaatgggtcttccaaatggacaatgatgccaagcatacttccaaagttgtggcaaaatggcttaaggacaacaaagtcaaggtattggagtggccatcacaaagccctgacctcagtcctatagaaaatgtgtgggcagaactgaaaaagcgtgtgcgagcaaggaggcctagtctgtcaggaggaatgggccaaaattcacccaacttattgtgggaagcttgtggaaggctacccgaaacatttaacccaagttcaacaatttaaaggcaatggtaccaaatactaattgagtgtatgtaaacttctgacccactgggaatgtgatgaaataaataaaagctgaaataaatcattctctctactattatttccgacatttcacattcttaaaataaagtggtgatcctaactaacctaagacagggaatttttacttggatttaatgtcaggaattgtgaaaaactgagtttaaatgtatttggctaaggtgtatgtaaacatccgacttcaactgtatgctgttcattgacattCTAAATGTTACACCCAGTTTGTCTCTGTGTACGAACAGTGTAGCAGCAATAGGTGTGTCAGAAATACATGCTGGCTCTCCGTCACTCACAGGAGGGGGTGACAAGGGCCTCAGCTAGACCCAGTAGGATGTACTGGGGAGCCAGCTGGATGCAGGCCATGGAGGACACCTGGAGCACCTTCCCTGACAGGGCCTGCTCCGTCAGAGGATAGCCCTTCCTGTGGACCTCAAACAGGCCAGCTACCAGGACAGACAGAGCTGCACAGGCATGACCCAgtgctgagagaggagaggagggaggggagagggagagaaacagagagagatatggagagagagacattaacattGACTGAGTCACTGATGAGGGTGgtatttgtgcatgtgtgtgcatgcttgtgtgccgtgtgtatctgtgtgtgtatgccatGTGTGCATGCCTACTGATGACTCTGGCGGGGGAGAAAGGTGTTTTCTCCATGGACAGGTAGCAGGAGGTGACACACTCCATGAGAGGGGCTAGCAGCAGCAGAGGTAGGATGCTGATGAGGTTCATGGCACCAATGGGCAGGAGGAAGCCATTCAGGTGCAGGTTAGAGTTCATGGTCTGAATGTAGTAACCTGATGGAATCTGTGGAAGAGGTCAGGCTAATAACAGATTCTATGGCATCTTTTTTGATCATAAATAAGCATTATAGATTTGCCTTTTTTCCCCCGAATATCTGAAAAATTATGTATTTGCACTTTCCACTGAAATAAGGACCTGAAAATGTTGTAAAAATCTCCTGTGAAGCATGTCAGTGAAGAGGCCTGATGTTCTCCATTACATTGACCTGCCTGAGTGATGCAGGCGCGGTACAGTATCTGCAAGCCGTACAGGGGGAAGAGCCTTGCCAGGACCTTGACGTTCTCCACATGTGTCTCACTGTAGCACCCCCCGTTGTTCTCCTTGGCGCGGTCCAGCCAGCTGGCTACGTCTCCACCCAGGTGGCGGTAGTGCAGGCAGCACATCTTCAGAGAGTTCAGGAACACCCCCAGAGTGGTCAGCAGGGAACTGCCTGCACAACAACCAAAATGTAAGGTTCTAAATAAACAGAATAAAAACTAACTGACAACTATggaaagctcaaaccaagtttttTCACCCAATGGGTCAGACAGCTGAACAGACAAAAACATGTTCCCACCAAATATACAAGTATATATAGtcaggcctcctgggtggcgcagtggttaagggtgctgtgcgccagctgtgccaccagagactctgggttcacgcccaggctctgtcgcgaacgggaggtccgtggggccaCGCACacttggcctagcgtcgtccgggttagggagggtttgggtctcatcacgcaccagcgactcctgtgtgCAGTGCACAGGTTGccaggctggcttccgggttggatgcgcgctgtgttaagaagcagtgcggcttggttgggttgtgtatcggaggacgcatgactttcaaccttcaacctgagcccgtacgggagttgtagcgatgagacaagatagtagctactaacaattggataccatgaaattg
Encoded here:
- the LOC139406419 gene encoding solute carrier family 15 member 5 codes for the protein MVAVDLQGLPEEGRNYHQLRRPSMEGGHHQLCRPSMTPCPSRGLPLNRPQQTRKKLQVIIFILLVELFERFTFFGIVCNMILFCTVKLGYDHYQAATVNLCFVGASTLTPVMVGWFADTCLGRTKVLYLCTLLHLFGTAMLPVVAFPFEDFYIDTHNMIHQMAHREQHILFYTGLLAAALGIGGIRAILCPMGPYKLQGYDQHQLLSFFNWFYWLVNLNSTIVFLGIAYIQQSVANNLGFLIPFMSVLLMLIAIHMVSNNLIFRPKKGSSLLTTLGVFLNSLKMCCLHYRHLGGDVASWLDRAKENNGGCYSETHVENVKVLARLFPLYGLQILYRACITQIPSGYYIQTMNSNLHLNGFLLPIGAMNLISILPLLLLAPLMECVTSCYLSMEKTPFSPARVITLGHACAALSVLVAGLFEVHRKGYPLTEQALSGKVLQVSSMACIQLAPQYILLGLAEALVTPSCSVISFHLTPSHIRGISLHFLTLSYGGGCFLGALIIQLVYLLSGGNWYPNTLHEGNLEHFFFFLAMLMTINTLVFWWISYRYLDLSVMQSRGVGSSLLAEKLLQYKTCLRFYDTMERSSTIASIETVL